The sequence ACAAAATGCTCTCACCATTTCCACCTTGGTTGCATTTATGAGTGGATGGAGAGAAGTGAAAACTGTCCTGTCTGCGGAAAGGTAACCACTTTTGTTTCTAAATTCTCTGAACAAAGTGCGTAGACCATATGCGTTTTGAAATTGCCCGGTCTAGAGGACTAAAAGCTAATATTTTCCTGGaattcataacaattttgctGTTCTGATTCATTCTGATTGAAAAAAGctctattttcaaaattttcatatattctttCCATGGCTTCTACTGGTTTTAGCTGCCTCAGAAAGTTGTTTGATAAGGTAGAACAAGTGAAGCATATATTTGCGTAGAAAATGTCCCTATAGAGAGAGTAAATCTTGCTTTTGGAATCCATAACAGTTGAGCTGCGTTGTGCTGATTATTTCAAGCTCCCATATTTGCCAATGTCCTTTGTATGCAGGTGATGGAATTCAACGAAACACCGTGATCATATCGAACCATTGATCTGTGCCCTGTATCTGAACTGAAACCGGGGAAGATAACAAGGCAATGCAAAggaataatttgtaaatttggctTGTTGGTTTgtgaatattttcatttacgATGGTAAATATATGAAGCAGAATGGGAGAAAGTGTTCCTCTGCAACAGTTTTAAGTTTCTGAGAAAAATTAAACTCCATTAAACAAGAAGCAATGTCTTTATCTTAAAGTGTTCCTCTGTTGTATTCTCttacatacataaattaatttaagtgTTCAATCTAAGGAATACAAAAACAGATGCAGAGTCTTCTTGTGTagctttgacaaaaaaaaaactcctaaactgaaaagagagagaaaataagaataGAGTTTAGGGACCTTAAGTGTAAATATACCATAACTGAAGGACTTCTGGTGTTAATATCGGAACTTTCTCTCCTCTCCCGACTCGGTCCCCGAGCTCTTGGGAGCAAATGAACGACCCTCATTGCTTGTCTCTTtccctctgtttcttcttacaCATTAACGCAACACCAAGTTTCAGCATTTGTAATTCATCCAGTTTGTAACATTTGATATTTAAGGTAAGGTTTCAGATTCTCTCTGgattgttgctttttttttttttctttctgtcaGATTCAGGAATTGAGTTTGCATTTGCGTGTGGTGTCATCTTAGTTATTCATTAAATTCGTGATTTAGCTCTAAGAATGGGTTTGGTATTGAAAAACTTGCCTGATTCGTGATCGCAGCTGCTCTTTTCTGTAAAAACAGAGTTTTGTTCGTTCGTTGATAAATTTGGAATCTTTAAGaaagataacatttttttgttttttggtatgATTCTTCTCAAAGGGGGGAGTCTCCTAAAAGATGGATATTGGAGAAATCATTGGTGAAGTAGCTCCACCTGTGAGTATCCCAACAAAGAGCGCAATTTACGTTTGGGGTTACAATCAAAGCGGACAAACTGGTAGGAATGGTCAAGAGAAGCTTTTGCGTTTCCCTAAACAGCTTCCTCCTGACCTTTTTGGTTGTCCCTCTGGTTCCAATTCTCGTTGGCTCGATATATCTTGTGGTCGGGAACATACAGCTGCCGTTGCATCTGATGGATCTCTCTTTACTTGGGGTCTGTCTCTCTATCTCCATAAAACTTGAATCTAAGTAGTTAGTTGTTTGGTTGGATCTTGTGGTTACGCATCAGTATGTTTCTTACATTTTTATGTCCTCGTTTCAGGTGCTAATGAATACGGTCAGCTTGGGGATGGAACCGAGGTTGGGAGGAAACATCCAAAGAAGGTGAAGCAGCTGCAATCAGAATTTGTGAAATTTGTGTCCTGTGGAGCTTTTTGCACTGCAGCTATAGCAGAACCCCGTGAGAATGACGGTACTCTTTCCACTAGTAGACTCTGGGTTTGGGGCCAAAACCAGGTATAGCAGTTTTCTTATTGTGACTGGATTTGCCACTTCATGTGTAGACTCTCAAATTTTTCATTATAGGGATCAAATTTACCACGCTTGTTTTCGGGGGCGTTTCCTGCTACAACGGTATGTACTAAAACTTAATATCCATGATAGATTTATATTAGCGTAGACAGTGATTTGGTATGTGCACATATTATAGGCGATTCGCCAAGTATCGTGTGGGACAGCTCATGTTGTGGCCTTATCAGAGGAAGGGCTCCTTCAAGCTTGGGGTAAGAATGCTTTGAGATCTTGTTATGCATTATAACCTGTTTGTTTGGtaattttttgtgattttgaggTTTCTGTTTTCCATGGAAATTATAAGGCTATAATGAACAAGGCCAACTTGGTAGAGGAGTCACTTGTGAAGGACTACAAGCACCTCGTGTGATAACTGCTTATGCGAGGTTCCTTGATGAAGCACCCGAGCTTGTGAAGGTTATGCAAGTTTTATGTGGGGAATACCATACTGCTGCTGTATCTGATGCAGGCGAGGTGTAAGTTATCTATAAGCCTTTTCTTGAAAACTTTGTGGTTATTCACATGGCATGGAAGCTAATTCTCTGTGCAAGGGCCTGGGGGAAGGAAATCCTTCTGATGGAGATATTGATCTCATCACATCCTAACAGATGGGAATGCTTGAAGAAGCAAATGGATTCCTGACTATGCAAGTCTCCTTCCCTTTcgcttaatttattttggttatctcATTCAGTGTCCACTGCTTATCTCTTTCGTTGCAGTTACACTTGGGGATTAGGAAGCATGGGTCAACTTGGGCATGTTTCTCTTCAGTCTGGGGATAAGGAGCTAATACCAAGGAGAGTCGCTGGTCTTGATGGTGTGTCCATGAAAGAAGTTGCTTGTGGTGGTGTACACACTTGTGCTTTATCTTTAGAAGGGGCACTTTATGCTTGGGGTGGTGGCCAAGCAGGACAGCTAGGACTTGGTCCTCAATCTGGTTTCTTGTTTAATGTCTCTCATGGAACCGAA comes from Camelina sativa cultivar DH55 chromosome 19, Cs, whole genome shotgun sequence and encodes:
- the LOC104763788 gene encoding probable E3 ubiquitin-protein ligase HERC4 isoform X3; this encodes MDIGEIIGEVAPPVSIPTKSAIYVWGYNQSGQTGRNGQEKLLRFPKQLPPDLFGCPSGSNSRWLDISCGREHTAAVASDGSLFTWGANEYGQLGDGTEVGRKHPKKVKQLQSEFVKFVSCGAFCTAAIAEPRENDGTLSTSRLWVWGQNQGSNLPRLFSGAFPATTAIRQVSCGTAHVVALSEEGLLQAWGYNEQGQLGRGVTCEGLQAPRVITAYARFLDEAPELVKVMQVLCGEYHTAAVSDAGEVYTWGLGSMGQLGHVSLQSGDKELIPRRVAGLDGVSMKEVACGGVHTCALSLEGALYAWGGGQAGQLGLGPQSGFLFNVSHGTEMLLRNVPVLVIPTDVRLVACGHSHTLVYMREGRICGWGYNSYGQAANEKSSYAWYPSPVDC
- the LOC104763788 gene encoding ultraviolet-B receptor UVR8-like isoform X2, whose translation is MDIGEIIGEVAPPVSIPTKSAIYVWGYNQSGQTGRNGQEKLLRFPKQLPPDLFGCPSGSNSRWLDISCGREHTAAVASDGSLFTWGANEYGQLGDGTEVGRKHPKKVKQLQSEFVKFVSCGAFCTAAIAEPRENDGTLSTSRLWVWGQNQGSNLPRLFSGAFPATTAIRQVSCGTAHVVALSEEGLLQAWGYNEQGQLGRGVTCEGLQAPRVITAYARFLDEAPELVKVMQVLCGEYHTAAVSDAGEVYTWGLGSMGQLGHVSLQSGDKELIPRRVAGLDGVSMKEVACGGVHTCALSLEGALYAWGGGQAGQLGLGPQSGFLFNVSHGTEMLLRNVPVLVIPTDVRLVACGHSHTLVYMREGRICGWGYNSYGQAANEKSSYAWYPSPVDCYSVRLAGTMVLHSGV
- the LOC104763788 gene encoding ultraviolet-B receptor UVR8-like isoform X1, which translates into the protein MDIGEIIGEVAPPVSIPTKSAIYVWGYNQSGQTGRNGQEKLLRFPKQLPPDLFGCPSGSNSRWLDISCGREHTAAVASDGSLFTWGANEYGQLGDGTEVGRKHPKKVKQLQSEFVKFVSCGAFCTAAIAEPRENDGTLSTSRLWVWGQNQGSNLPRLFSGAFPATTAIRQVSCGTAHVVALSEEGLLQAWGYNEQGQLGRGVTCEGLQAPRVITAYARFLDEAPELVKVMQVLCGEYHTAAVSDAGEVYTWGLGSMGQLGHVSLQSGDKELIPRRVAGLDGVSMKEVACGGVHTCALSLEGALYAWGGGQAGQLGLGPQSGFLFNVSHGTEMLLRNVPVLVIPTDVRLVACGHSHTLVYMREGRICGWGYNSYGQAANEKSSYAWYPSPVDWCVGQVRKLAAGGGHSAVLTDAFSLKELCEFQLADSVNLSNASKIQDVAFRMGSEALARLCESLREQLLDGDFTNGEEVY